The genomic DNA CCATGTTGCTTTCGATAACTTCGCTGCGCGAAGGAATTTCCTTACACCCTGACATTTGCATCACCTTTGGAGATGAGCCTCCTTTCGAGGGTGACAACGGTGGGGCCGCCCGGTTTTGAGCGTACCTTGACCCGGTCCATCAGGCTTTGCATCACCGAAAAGCCCAGCCCGGAGCGCTCCTGCGCAGCACCGGTGGTAAAAAGCGGTTCCATCGCCTGATTAACGTCGTCTATGCCGCAACCCTTGTCCTTCACCCTAATAACCACCCGCCTGCCTTCATAGATGTCGGCGGATATGTAAACGCGGCCAAGGGTATTCGGATAGGCGTGCACAATACAGTTGGTTACCGCCTCTGAAACGGCGGTGCGTATGTCGCAGAGCTCCTCTACTGTGGGGTCGAGCTGGGCTACAAAGGCGGCGACGGCGGCGCGGGCAAAGCTTTCGTTGACCGAACGGCCGTCAAACTCAGCTTTCATTCTGTTGAGCGGTTTTATCATGTTTTCATTCCTCCGTTTTAATACTGGCCAAGCGGTCTAGCCCCGCCAGGCGCATCACCTTTTGCAGCGGCTTGGGGGTGTTGGCAACACTCACTGTGCCGCCGAATGTATTCATTAGCTTGTAACGTCCCATGACCAGACCTATTCCAGAGGAATCCATAAAAGTGACGCCGCCAAAATCCAGCGTCAGCACAGCCGGGCGATAGCGATCAATTGCTTCGTCTATCTGGGCGCGCATACCGGCCGCCGAATGGTGGTCGATTTCGCCCGCGAGCAGCACCGTCAGCGTATCGCCGGCGGGGGAAAGAATTGTACACACAGCTTTGCACTTCCTTTTTTGGATAATATGGATATCTTTTCAATTCAGAAGGGGAAATATACCCCAAAACAGAAAAATCCCTTATCAACAAGGATAAGGGAAGCACCTGGTCGAGAAAGGTCATAAACCGCGGCTTGCCGCCAAAAAAGCGAAAAAATGGCGGGTAAATGCCGCAGGCTCAAAAGATGCAAATTTGTTTTAAGCAAAAAAGCCGTATTTTGTCCAATAGCAAGCAAAATATCAACAAACCAAACAGACGGACTTGCTAGAATAGCGCGGCTTCCGATGCCGCAATTTTTAGACAAATTCGATGGATTATTCGAATTTTTCGATGCATATAGTCAGCATTACATATAAAAAAGAAGAAATTTAAACCAATTTCCCTGTATCTTTTTAGTGAAATATGCGTTATAATAAATATCAGTGTAAAATTATAAAAGTCCAGCATTATGTCCAAATTTATCGCCTGCATGTTGCAAAGCACATGCTCTGTCCGGAGGGGCTTAAAAAACTTGGATATGCTTACCTTGGCTCTGCTGCGGACTCTGATTGTACAACAAGGGGGAAGTCACCATGAAATCGCTCAAACTCAAGTTAATCGTCATGTTTACGCTGGTTATTTTTGTTGTCGTGTCAACTTTAGGCATCGCAATTGTTACCTTTGAAGGCAATAAATTATTGGAAGATGCCCACTACAACCTGGAAATGATGGCACAGGCAGAGGCTGAAAACATTGCCAGCCAGCTCAAAGCTGAGCTAAGATATATTGATGCTCTGGCCCAAAATGCTATGATAACCGACGGCACGGTTACAGTTATCGAAAAGACTGCCTATTATCAGGCGGAAGCCGAAAGAATGGGTTACATACTGTTTGGTTATGCCGATTCATCGGGTAAAGCGATTATTTTAGATGGGAGCATGACAACGAATAATGTTGCCGATCGTGAGTTCTTCCAAAAAGCGATGGAAGGTGAAGCAAACTGCTCTGATCTGATGTTTAGCAAGTTAGACGGAAAGCCCGCCATCGTGTTTGCGGCACCCGTCAAAATACATG from Oscillospiraceae bacterium MB24-C1 includes the following:
- a CDS encoding anti-sigma factor antagonist (This anti-anti-sigma factor, or anti-sigma factor antagonist, belongs to a family that includes characterized members SpoIIAA, RsbV, RsfA, and RsfB.); protein product: MCTILSPAGDTLTVLLAGEIDHHSAAGMRAQIDEAIDRYRPAVLTLDFGGVTFMDSSGIGLVMGRYKLMNTFGGTVSVANTPKPLQKVMRLAGLDRLASIKTEE
- the spoIIAB gene encoding anti-sigma F factor; the encoded protein is MIKPLNRMKAEFDGRSVNESFARAAVAAFVAQLDPTVEELCDIRTAVSEAVTNCIVHAYPNTLGRVYISADIYEGRRVVIRVKDKGCGIDDVNQAMEPLFTTGAAQERSGLGFSVMQSLMDRVKVRSKPGGPTVVTLERRLISKGDANVRV